Proteins from a genomic interval of bacterium:
- the amrA gene encoding AmmeMemoRadiSam system protein A, giving the protein MKDGLTAEEKRELFRIAHQSIEAEVRGLPKPKFTPLTPKLAELRGVFVTLKEQGQLRGCIGYIEGIKPLYLAVAEMAVAAAVDDPRFPGVAEAELPHLEYEISVLTPKRQIGSPEEFIPGQHGIIVRRGGRSGVFLPQVATEEGWNREETLNYLCAHKAGLPAGAWREKETKLFVFEAEVLEEKD; this is encoded by the coding sequence ATGAAAGACGGGTTGACGGCGGAAGAGAAAAGGGAGCTTTTTCGGATAGCGCACCAGTCCATCGAGGCCGAGGTCAGGGGACTGCCCAAGCCGAAGTTCACGCCGTTGACTCCAAAACTGGCCGAGCTGCGCGGGGTCTTCGTCACCCTGAAAGAACAGGGGCAGCTGCGGGGCTGCATCGGGTACATTGAGGGCATCAAGCCGCTGTACCTGGCGGTGGCCGAGATGGCGGTGGCCGCGGCGGTAGACGATCCGCGCTTTCCCGGGGTCGCGGAAGCAGAACTGCCTCATTTGGAATACGAGATCTCGGTGCTGACGCCGAAAAGGCAGATAGGTTCTCCAGAAGAATTCATTCCCGGACAGCATGGGATAATAGTCCGGCGGGGCGGGCGGTCCGGGGTGTTTTTGCCACAGGTGGCAACAGAGGAGGGATGGAACCGGGAGGAGACCTTGAATTACCTCTGCGCCCACAAGGCGGGCCTGCCGGCCGGGGCCTGGAGGGAGAAGGAGACCAAGTTGTTTGTGTTTGAGGCGGAGGTGCTGGAAGAAAAGGATTAA